The following coding sequences lie in one Musa acuminata AAA Group cultivar baxijiao chromosome BXJ3-1, Cavendish_Baxijiao_AAA, whole genome shotgun sequence genomic window:
- the LOC135628271 gene encoding cell division cycle 20.2, cofactor of APC complex-like, which produces MSSSRSRRVEYDRFIPFRSAMDMDYARFALTGPSRPQRDGSRESPSSVAYQKLLDECILKNRSRILAFKTAPEASASKLPEFDEPIRPQKKQQRRIPKEPERVLVIHGLLDDNVLNLLDWGSNNVLAIGLEDAVYLWDAANESTKLLQPEEDRGPITCIRWSPDCAVLAVAFGNSDLSLIDTATGHVVDGMEDENQAPVLSFAWRSNSILTVGRFDGTVVDYDFRKDDMFICFYNGHRRGVCSLKWSVLSGRYLASGGQDKLVHIWDACMPVSRDHPRQRQWLHRISSHTSIVKAVDWCPTRSNLLASGGGCNDHCVKFWNTVNGACLNSIDAGSEVCALLWDKNKSELLTSHGSPNNQLTLWNYPSMTRVAEVSGHSSRVLSLAGSPLGGVVASAAVDETVRFWNIFETPKITKPELPFAQFNVLIR; this is translated from the coding sequence atgtcttcttcgcgttcTAGGCGTGTGGAGTACGACCGCTTCATCCCGTTCCGGTCGGCGATGGACATGGACTACGCACGCTTTGCCCTAACCGGGCCTTCGAGACCGCAGCGTGATGGTTCGAGGGAATCCCCATCGAGCGTGGCGTACCAAAAGCTTCTTGACGAGTGCATTTTGAAGAACAGGTCTCGTATCCTCGCTTTCAAGACTGCACCTGAAGCGTCGGCCAGCAAGCTGCCCGAGTTTGACGAGCCCATTCGGCCGCAGAAGAAGCAGCAGAGGCGAATCCCTAAAGAACCAGAGAGGGTTTTGGTAATCCACGGCTtgttggatgataatgttttgaatctcctcgactggggaagcaataatgtgttggcGATTGGCCTTGAGGACGCAGTGTATCTCTGGGACGCTGCAAACGAGTCGACTAAGCTTCTACAACCCGAAGAAGACAGAGGACCTATCACTTGCATCCGCTGGTCGCCAGACTGTGCAGTTCTTGCTGTCGCATTTGGCAATTCAGATTTATCCCTGATCGATACAGCAACAGGACATGTCGTGGATGGGATGGAAGATGAGAACCAGGCCCCTGTGTTGTCATTTGCGTGGAGAAGTAATTCAATCTTGACAGTCGGAAGATTTGATGGCACTGTTGTTGATTATGACTTTAGAAAGGATGACATGTTCATCTGTTTCTATAATGGGCATCGGCGTGGagtttgtagtcttaaatggtccGTGTTGTCAGGGCGGTATTTGGCGAGTGGAGGGCAGGACAAACTAGTGCACATATGGGATGCCTGCATGCCTGTCTCACGTGACCATCCACGTCAACGTCAATGGCTTCACAGGATCAGCAGCCACACTTCCATTGTGAAGGCCGTTGACTGGTGCCCAACTCGGAGCAACCtgctggcttctggtggaggTTGCAATGATCATTGCGTTAAGTTTTGGAACACCGTTAATGGTGCTTGCTTGAACTCGATTGATGCTGGCTCTGAAGTTTGTGCTTTGCTATGGGACAAAAACAAATCTGAATTACTGACCTCTCATGGTTCGCCGAACAATCAACTCACCTTGTGGAATTACCCATCCATGACGAGAGTGGCTGAGGTTTCCGGTCATTCATCCCGGGTTCTTTCCTTGGCTGGGAGTCCACTGGGaggtgtagtagcttctgcagCAGTAGATGAGACAGTCAGGTTTTGGAATATCTTTGAGACTCCCAAAATAACAAAACCTGAACTGCCCTTTGCCCAATTTAATGTTCTCATAAGATGA